One window from the genome of Bradyrhizobium xenonodulans encodes:
- a CDS encoding DUF2231 domain-containing protein produces MQEAVRVRSTAQIAGHPLHPMLVPIPIACFIGALLTDIAYVVSAEIMWSNFSAWLLVVGVIFGVLAAIAGLTDFIGNRLVRAQAPAWPHLIGNAVALILAIVNALIHTRDAWTSVWPTGLILSVITVLILPVTGWLGWALVYRHRVGVAR; encoded by the coding sequence GTGCAGGAAGCCGTGCGCGTGCGTTCCACCGCGCAAATTGCGGGCCATCCGCTTCATCCGATGCTGGTGCCGATCCCGATCGCGTGCTTCATCGGAGCGCTGCTGACCGACATTGCCTATGTCGTCAGTGCCGAGATCATGTGGTCGAATTTCTCCGCCTGGCTTCTGGTCGTCGGCGTCATCTTCGGCGTGCTGGCGGCGATCGCGGGCCTGACCGATTTCATCGGCAACCGCCTGGTGCGGGCGCAGGCGCCAGCCTGGCCGCATCTGATCGGCAACGCCGTGGCGCTGATCCTGGCGATCGTCAATGCGCTGATCCACACGCGTGATGCCTGGACCTCGGTGTGGCCGACCGGGCTCATTCTGTCAGTGATCACCGTGCTGATCCTGCCGGTCACAGGCTGGCTCGGCTGGGCCTTGGTGTACCGCCACCGTGTGGGAGTTGC
- a CDS encoding NUDIX hydrolase: MAGRNETKGVDVSGQLDFPRPLTTVDVVIFAIRADNLHVLLVQRPAIDSEPFPRSWALPGGFVDIARDRTLQACAARKLKEKTGVTAPYLEQLGSWGSASRDPRGWSATHAYFALMPEAAVAKLPASDAQWFAVAGDAVQPKLAFDHGEILGTAIRRLRNKVEYTSLPAYLMPPEFTLPDLQRVYEIVLDRPLEKSAFRTRILAADMIEPAAGMRRGPNRPAQLYRLKTGREPVYFARTFNPPE; encoded by the coding sequence ATGGCAGGCAGGAACGAGACCAAAGGCGTTGACGTATCGGGACAATTGGACTTCCCGCGGCCGCTGACGACGGTCGACGTCGTCATCTTCGCCATCCGCGCCGACAACCTCCATGTCCTGCTGGTGCAGCGGCCCGCGATCGACAGCGAGCCGTTTCCCCGGAGTTGGGCGCTGCCCGGCGGTTTCGTCGACATTGCCCGCGACCGCACGCTCCAGGCCTGCGCCGCGCGCAAGCTGAAGGAGAAAACCGGCGTCACAGCGCCGTATCTGGAGCAGCTTGGGAGTTGGGGCAGTGCCTCCCGCGATCCGCGCGGCTGGTCGGCGACCCACGCCTATTTCGCATTGATGCCGGAAGCGGCGGTCGCGAAATTGCCCGCGTCCGACGCGCAATGGTTTGCCGTTGCCGGGGATGCGGTCCAGCCGAAGCTCGCGTTCGACCACGGCGAGATCCTCGGCACCGCGATCCGCCGCCTGCGCAACAAGGTCGAATACACCTCGCTGCCGGCCTATCTGATGCCGCCGGAATTCACGCTGCCCGACCTGCAACGCGTCTACGAGATCGTGCTCGATCGCCCGTTGGAGAAGAGCGCGTTCCGTACCCGTATCCTCGCCGCCGACATGATCGAGCCGGCCGCCGGGATGCGGCGTGGGCCCAACCGGCCGGCTCAGCTTTACCGTCTGAAGACGGGCAGGGAGCCCGTGTATTTCGCGCGGACGTTCAACCCGCCGGAGTGA